In a genomic window of Bemisia tabaci chromosome 1, PGI_BMITA_v3:
- the LOC109034598 gene encoding BAG family molecular chaperone regulator 2, with protein sequence MENIVTDTALQHIVDENLEDSIQPPKDRLFGILDKLEMHVEKMRREALMIEEEKDNLFSTLDAVKNSELLVSLEESDKDDIQRFIDRIFSRCMTVDVAVHTHRDNIQEDALYQVNNLIDSLVINLQMDPKSSKNRCLSYMAACSSAPIGISDNDFESAILGCTIDDQKRIKKRLQGLLDYINTALAVSVRDFD encoded by the exons ATGGAAAATATCGTGACGGACACTGCCCTTCAGCATATTGTAGATGAAAACCTGGAGGATTCAATTCAGCCACCAAAAGACAGGCTCTTCGGAATCTTGGACAAGCTTGAAATGCATGTTGAGAAAATGAGACGGGAAGCTCTGATgatagaagaggaaaaagacaACCTTTTTTCTACCTTAGATGCTGTCAAGAATTCAGAGTTGCTCGTTAGTTTGGAAGAAA GTGACAAAGATGATATCCAAAGGTTTATTGACAGAATCTTCTCTCGCTGTATGACAGTTGATGTAGCTGTGCATACTCATCGTGACAACATTCAAGAAGATGCTCTTTATCAGGTCAACAATTTAATAGACTCCTTAGTTATAAATTTGCAAATGGATCCCAAGTCTAGTAAAAATAGATGTCTCTCATACATGGCAGCTTGCTCGTCGGCTCCCATTGGAATCAGTGACAACGATTTTGAAAGTGCGATCCTCGGCTGTACTATCGATGATCAGAAACGAATCAAAAAGCGACTCCAAGGGCTATTGGATTACATCAATACTGCTTTGGCTGTGAGCGTTCGCGATTTTGATTAA